The following coding sequences are from one Halorubrum sp. BOL3-1 window:
- a CDS encoding aminodeoxychorismate/anthranilate synthase component II — MTDADATDATAGWREGAGEADARVLVVDNYDSFAYNLVQYVGEVAGAVAVRRNDAVDLAGIRALDPDGVVVSPGPGTPADAGVSIAVFELDRPVFGVCLGHQALCANRGSRVGHAPEVVHGKPSTITHDGAGVFAGLPDRLRVGRYHSLCVEREDLPNEVVETAHTEDEREVVMGVRHREKPHVGVQFHPESILTPRGKRMVRNFVAGCER; from the coding sequence ATGACGGACGCCGACGCCACCGACGCGACGGCGGGCTGGCGCGAGGGCGCCGGCGAGGCCGACGCGCGGGTCCTCGTCGTCGACAACTACGACTCGTTCGCGTACAACCTCGTCCAGTACGTCGGCGAGGTCGCGGGCGCGGTGGCGGTCCGGCGCAACGACGCGGTCGACCTCGCCGGGATCCGCGCGCTCGACCCCGACGGCGTCGTCGTCTCGCCCGGACCCGGGACACCGGCAGACGCGGGCGTCTCGATCGCCGTCTTCGAACTCGACCGCCCCGTGTTCGGCGTCTGTCTCGGTCACCAGGCGCTGTGCGCGAACCGGGGGAGCCGCGTCGGCCACGCGCCCGAGGTCGTCCACGGGAAGCCCTCGACTATCACCCACGACGGCGCGGGCGTGTTCGCTGGGCTTCCCGACCGGCTCCGCGTCGGTCGGTACCACTCGCTGTGCGTCGAGCGCGAGGACCTCCCGAACGAGGTCGTCGAGACCGCCCACACGGAGGACGAGCGCGAGGTCGTAATGGGCGTTCGACACCGCGAGAAGCCGCACGTCGGCGTCCAGTTCCATCCGGAGAGCATCCTCACCCCCCGCGGGAAGCGGATGGTGCGGAACTTCGTGGCGGGGTGTGAGCGATGA
- a CDS encoding aminotransferase class IV produces MSDADRGGDGERLYHVDGDLVPASAATVSVEDRGFAYGDAAFETMRAYGGDPFRWEAHADRLADTCETLRLDHGLADADLKRRVDETLAANDLADAYVKLSITRGAQPGTLDPAPEVDPTVVVIAKPLPRGGVGSDPVHDGPAALQTTKTRKPADRTLPAAAKTHNYLNGILARLELRVTDADEALMLDHDGHVAEGATSNLFFADGAALRTPSLDGPILPGITRAAVIDIAKDEGIPVEEGTYAPDAVRSADEVFLTNSTWGVRPVATVDGIAVDGDGEEAAGPVTTLISRLYDRRIEETHYDGERL; encoded by the coding sequence ATGAGCGACGCCGACCGCGGGGGGGACGGCGAGCGCCTGTACCACGTCGACGGCGACCTCGTCCCCGCCTCGGCGGCGACCGTCTCGGTCGAGGACCGCGGGTTCGCCTACGGCGACGCCGCGTTCGAGACGATGCGCGCGTACGGCGGCGACCCCTTCCGGTGGGAGGCCCACGCCGACCGGCTCGCGGACACCTGCGAGACGCTCCGGCTGGACCACGGGCTCGCGGACGCGGACCTGAAACGCCGGGTCGACGAGACGCTCGCCGCAAACGACCTCGCGGACGCGTACGTGAAGCTCTCGATCACCCGGGGGGCCCAGCCCGGCACGCTCGACCCCGCGCCCGAGGTCGACCCGACCGTCGTCGTGATCGCGAAGCCGCTCCCGCGGGGCGGCGTGGGCAGCGACCCCGTCCACGACGGGCCGGCCGCGCTTCAGACGACGAAGACGCGCAAGCCCGCCGACCGCACGCTCCCCGCCGCCGCGAAGACGCACAACTACCTCAACGGGATTCTGGCTCGGCTCGAACTGCGCGTTACCGACGCCGACGAGGCGCTGATGCTCGACCACGACGGCCACGTCGCGGAGGGGGCGACGTCGAACCTCTTTTTCGCGGACGGCGCGGCGCTTCGGACCCCCTCGCTCGACGGCCCGATCCTCCCCGGGATCACGAGGGCGGCCGTGATCGATATCGCGAAAGACGAGGGGATCCCCGTCGAGGAGGGGACTTACGCGCCGGACGCGGTGCGTTCGGCCGACGAGGTCTTCCTCACGAACTCGACGTGGGGGGTCCGACCCGTGGCGACCGTCGACGGCATCGCGGTCGACGGCGACGGCGAGGAGGCCGCCGGTCCGGTCACGACCCTGATCTCCCGGCTCTACGACCGTCGTATCGAGGAGACACACTACGACGGCGAGCGGCTGTGA
- the hisF gene encoding imidazole glycerol phosphate synthase subunit HisF, with protein sequence MGLTKRIIPCIDVDLDDEGDAAVYTGVNFENLEYTGDPVELAKKYNAAGADEFVFLDITASAEGRETMLDVVNAVADECFIPLTVGGGIRTKADIKETLRAGADKVSITTGALERPELIDEGAAAFGSQCIVISIDARRRYDDAGDHFYEDDDGETVWFECTKKGGREGTGTDAVSWAREAEERGAGELFVNSIDRDGTKDGYDVPLMKAVGGAVSTPLIASSGCGGPEDMYEVFTEANADAGLAASIFHFGDYSIEETKASLDERGVPVRR encoded by the coding sequence ATGGGACTCACGAAGCGAATCATCCCCTGTATCGACGTCGACCTCGACGACGAGGGCGACGCCGCGGTGTACACCGGCGTCAACTTCGAGAACTTAGAGTACACGGGCGACCCCGTCGAGCTGGCGAAGAAGTACAACGCCGCCGGGGCCGACGAGTTCGTCTTCCTCGATATCACCGCCAGCGCGGAGGGCCGCGAGACGATGCTCGACGTGGTCAACGCGGTCGCGGACGAGTGTTTCATCCCGCTCACGGTCGGCGGCGGGATCCGGACGAAGGCGGACATCAAGGAGACGCTGCGGGCAGGGGCGGACAAGGTGTCCATCACGACCGGCGCTCTGGAGCGCCCCGAACTCATCGACGAGGGCGCGGCCGCGTTCGGCAGCCAGTGCATCGTCATCTCCATCGACGCGCGGCGCCGGTACGACGACGCCGGCGACCACTTCTACGAGGACGACGACGGCGAGACGGTGTGGTTCGAGTGTACGAAGAAGGGCGGTCGCGAGGGTACCGGGACCGACGCCGTCTCGTGGGCGCGGGAGGCCGAGGAGCGCGGCGCCGGCGAGCTGTTCGTCAACTCCATCGACAGGGACGGGACGAAGGACGGCTACGACGTTCCCCTGATGAAGGCGGTGGGCGGGGCGGTCTCGACGCCCCTCATCGCCTCCTCCGGCTGCGGCGGCCCGGAGGACATGTACGAGGTGTTCACCGAGGCGAACGCGGACGCCGGGCTCGCGGCCTCCATCTTCCACTTCGGTGACTACTCCATCGAGGAGACGAAGGCGTCCCTCGACGAGCGCGGCGTGCCGGTCAGGCGCTGA
- a CDS encoding glycosyltransferase, which produces MDLSVVVPTLNGRDRLAACLDALAADSSDAEVIVVNGPSADGTTGMVRDRDDVDVLVEISDRTVNVARNAGIGAATGDAVALVDYDNRIETGWRDAVAAGLDAAPVVSGPVRPIPPSETTAAGDAAVSDDAEGAGSEIPGDAGESDDPSEPERSRIAGRDVTYFEGGNVAFRRDALRDLDGFDEYLRVGGARDAAHRLARMDREVAWRPDLAARKAFPNPTADGGRSAHEWGWKYRALAYRLSKNYGVRPTALFRTGSHAVADALDAAGDVVRGESTPTRWAATGRDVLLGLTGGTSDGLVARRRDRSPARNPNGVSTRADRAVAKYDRRDEADGEKRVAAGGGERVAADGDERTEVDDAE; this is translated from the coding sequence ATGGACCTCTCGGTCGTCGTCCCGACGCTCAACGGTCGGGACCGATTGGCCGCCTGCCTCGACGCGCTGGCGGCGGACTCCTCCGACGCCGAGGTGATCGTCGTCAACGGTCCCTCGGCCGACGGCACGACCGGTATGGTTCGCGACCGCGACGACGTGGACGTGTTGGTCGAGATATCCGACCGGACGGTGAACGTCGCCCGCAACGCCGGTATCGGGGCCGCGACGGGCGACGCGGTCGCGCTGGTCGACTACGACAACCGGATCGAGACCGGCTGGCGCGACGCGGTCGCGGCCGGTCTCGACGCGGCGCCCGTTGTCTCGGGACCGGTGAGACCGATTCCACCGAGCGAGACGACAGCCGCCGGCGACGCCGCCGTCTCGGACGACGCGGAGGGCGCCGGCTCGGAAATTCCCGGGGACGCGGGGGAGAGCGACGACCCGAGCGAACCGGAGCGCAGCCGGATCGCGGGACGGGACGTCACGTACTTCGAGGGCGGTAACGTCGCCTTCCGGCGGGACGCGCTGCGCGACCTCGACGGCTTCGACGAGTACCTCCGAGTCGGCGGCGCGCGCGACGCCGCCCACCGGCTCGCGCGCATGGACCGCGAGGTGGCGTGGCGGCCGGATCTGGCCGCGCGGAAGGCGTTCCCGAACCCGACCGCCGACGGCGGTCGGAGCGCGCACGAGTGGGGTTGGAAGTACCGGGCGCTCGCCTACCGGCTGTCGAAGAACTACGGCGTCAGGCCGACCGCTCTCTTCCGGACCGGATCGCACGCCGTGGCCGACGCGCTCGACGCGGCCGGGGACGTGGTCCGCGGCGAGTCGACGCCGACGCGGTGGGCCGCGACCGGGCGCGACGTGCTGTTGGGTCTCACCGGCGGGACCTCCGACGGACTCGTCGCGCGGCGGCGAGACCGAAGCCCCGCGCGGAACCCGAACGGCGTTTCGACGCGCGCGGACCGCGCCGTCGCGAAGTACGACAGGCGGGACGAGGCGGACGGCGAGAAACGCGTCGCGGCGGGCGGCGGTGAGCGCGTCGCGGCAGATGGCGACGAGCGAACCGAGGTCGACGACGCCGAGTAG
- a CDS encoding helix-turn-helix domain-containing protein: MSTSPAETADQERLSESEYRDRLRELPPSAKLVAKVLESDAPLSQGGLAEESLLPDRTVRYALNRLEEEGLVDSRYSFKDARKQVYFLTT; encoded by the coding sequence ATGAGTACCAGTCCCGCGGAGACCGCTGACCAAGAGCGCCTGTCGGAGTCCGAGTACCGCGACCGCCTGCGCGAACTGCCCCCGAGCGCCAAGCTCGTCGCGAAGGTGTTAGAGAGTGACGCGCCCCTCTCGCAGGGCGGCCTCGCCGAGGAGTCGCTGCTGCCGGACCGCACCGTCCGCTACGCGCTCAACCGCCTCGAAGAGGAGGGCCTCGTCGATTCGCGCTACAGCTTCAAGGACGCGCGCAAGCAGGTGTACTTCCTGACGACCTGA
- a CDS encoding PPOX class F420-dependent oxidoreductase, producing the protein MIPESHVDILEAESYAHFATVDPDGLPHVTPVWVDHENREYVLVNTARGRRKERNVRNDPKVGVSVLDPDDPYRYVSVRGEAELTEDGAREHIDELARRYFGVDEYPHHDEEEGARVIVRIPAANVATSG; encoded by the coding sequence GTGATTCCCGAGTCCCACGTCGACATCCTCGAAGCCGAGTCGTACGCGCACTTCGCCACCGTCGACCCGGACGGGCTCCCCCACGTCACCCCGGTGTGGGTCGACCACGAGAACCGCGAGTACGTCCTCGTGAACACCGCTCGCGGACGACGTAAGGAGCGGAACGTCCGGAACGATCCGAAAGTCGGCGTCAGCGTGCTCGACCCCGACGACCCGTACCGATACGTCTCCGTCCGCGGCGAGGCCGAACTGACCGAGGACGGCGCGCGCGAACACATCGACGAACTCGCCCGCCGCTACTTCGGGGTCGACGAGTACCCGCACCACGACGAGGAGGAAGGCGCTCGGGTGATCGTTCGGATCCCCGCCGCGAACGTCGCCACAAGCGGGTAA
- a CDS encoding class I SAM-dependent methyltransferase, with product MKGQDWYQADEVAEEYDDIRFSGGGQLIDRREKEAVLSALGPMDSGHRVLEVACGTGRFTAMLADQGADVVGLDVSREMIEQAREKVAAAGHADAVEFLRGDASRLPFPDDHFDTVVAMRFFHLMDDPVPFAKELRRVSRDQVFFDTFNSRSLRTLYTWLLPMGSRLYSERQAAAMLDEAGLTLANEEHDFVLPYGFYRELPSALAKPFRTLDEVAGDTVPGDYVASVSYWNARVSDAE from the coding sequence GTGAAAGGACAGGACTGGTACCAAGCCGACGAGGTCGCCGAGGAGTACGACGACATCCGGTTCTCGGGCGGCGGACAGCTTATCGACCGTCGGGAGAAGGAGGCCGTCCTCTCCGCGCTCGGTCCGATGGACTCGGGCCACCGCGTGTTGGAGGTCGCCTGCGGCACCGGTCGGTTCACCGCGATGCTCGCCGACCAGGGCGCGGACGTCGTCGGACTCGACGTCTCCCGCGAAATGATCGAACAGGCCCGCGAGAAGGTCGCTGCCGCCGGCCACGCCGACGCCGTCGAGTTCCTCCGCGGCGACGCCTCGCGGCTCCCGTTCCCCGACGACCACTTCGACACGGTCGTCGCGATGCGATTTTTCCACCTGATGGACGACCCGGTCCCGTTCGCGAAGGAGCTCCGCCGGGTCAGCCGCGATCAGGTGTTCTTCGACACGTTCAACAGTCGCAGCCTGCGGACGCTGTACACTTGGCTGCTCCCGATGGGCTCGCGGCTCTACTCCGAGCGACAGGCCGCCGCCATGCTCGATGAGGCGGGACTCACGCTCGCGAACGAGGAACACGACTTCGTGCTGCCGTACGGGTTCTACCGCGAGCTCCCGAGCGCCCTCGCGAAGCCGTTCCGGACGCTCGACGAGGTCGCGGGCGACACGGTTCCCGGCGACTACGTCGCCTCGGTGTCGTACTGGAACGCCCGAGTGTCGGACGCGGAGTAG
- a CDS encoding TRAM domain-containing protein, whose protein sequence is MEISEKLLCLFSAEVRETDDGEFVVDVPKRETDTGPLEPGETYRVALVARDGSADAAADETDDSASQSDDGPQPPVEPGEMRYVEIEDLGKQGDGIARVERGYVIIVPDTEVGERVKIEVTEVKSNFAVGEVVEEAV, encoded by the coding sequence ATGGAAATCTCCGAGAAGCTCCTTTGTCTGTTCAGCGCGGAAGTTCGCGAGACCGACGACGGCGAGTTCGTCGTCGACGTACCGAAACGAGAGACCGACACCGGACCGCTGGAGCCGGGCGAGACGTACCGCGTCGCGCTCGTCGCGCGCGACGGATCGGCCGACGCGGCGGCCGACGAGACCGACGACTCCGCGTCGCAGAGCGACGACGGACCGCAGCCGCCGGTCGAGCCGGGCGAGATGCGGTACGTCGAGATCGAGGACCTCGGCAAGCAGGGCGACGGGATCGCCCGCGTCGAGCGCGGCTACGTCATCATCGTCCCCGACACCGAGGTGGGCGAGCGCGTGAAGATCGAAGTGACGGAAGTGAAGTCCAACTTCGCGGTCGGAGAGGTCGTCGAAGAGGCGGTCTGA
- a CDS encoding YkgJ family cysteine cluster protein, which yields MQSLESELAAARDLDVADLADAIESIGFECTRCGGCCTGYAPGEPGGAPPGEGVDETEEAAPDRDSDDRDSDDREPHTATVFPDEVRRVADAAADRFDGSYDWRDVARPMPFGLDADGDGEPAGETFEWALATDDCGDCTFYEESDGRGACTVHDARPLICRTYPFSVALDGTSQPMGEAVDESGVVRAHECEGLGRDISREDAEELAAALKERAVRELEEAIGVRDGYDPSASDRVDGDIVVFDSEGPKEADGTPVDGD from the coding sequence ATGCAGTCGCTCGAATCCGAACTCGCCGCGGCCCGCGACCTCGACGTCGCGGACCTCGCGGACGCCATCGAGTCGATCGGCTTCGAGTGTACGCGCTGTGGCGGCTGCTGTACGGGGTACGCCCCCGGCGAGCCTGGCGGCGCGCCGCCCGGAGAGGGAGTCGACGAGACCGAGGAGGCCGCCCCGGACCGCGACTCCGACGACCGCGACTCCGACGACCGCGAGCCGCACACCGCGACCGTCTTCCCCGACGAGGTCCGTCGCGTCGCTGACGCCGCCGCGGACCGGTTCGACGGGTCGTACGACTGGCGTGACGTCGCTCGGCCGATGCCGTTCGGACTCGACGCCGACGGCGACGGCGAGCCGGCGGGCGAGACGTTCGAGTGGGCGCTCGCGACCGACGACTGCGGCGACTGTACCTTCTACGAGGAGTCCGACGGACGGGGGGCCTGTACCGTCCACGACGCGCGGCCGCTCATCTGCCGGACATACCCCTTCAGCGTCGCCCTCGACGGGACCAGTCAGCCGATGGGTGAGGCGGTCGACGAGTCGGGCGTCGTCCGCGCCCACGAGTGCGAGGGCCTTGGACGCGACATCTCGCGCGAGGACGCCGAGGAACTGGCGGCCGCGTTGAAGGAGCGCGCGGTCCGCGAACTGGAGGAGGCGATCGGCGTCCGCGACGGCTACGACCCGAGCGCGAGCGACCGCGTCGACGGCGACATCGTCGTCTTCGACTCTGAGGGACCGAAGGAGGCCGACGGGACGCCCGTCGACGGCGACTGA
- a CDS encoding DUF5788 family protein yields the protein MKEYERKQLLERVNREASTVGVEIPESIEIQGEAIDLRSFVFEIKRRDSVPPGERDRVDRAKRNLRRERLDRLEPIEENEVSREEGERLASSVIGIDRALEALEGLEAPDPETEAKRQEAADRKRWMNFLKKALGRDDAGGGRTGP from the coding sequence GTGAAGGAGTACGAGCGAAAACAGCTCTTAGAGCGGGTCAACCGCGAGGCGTCGACCGTCGGCGTCGAGATCCCGGAGTCGATCGAGATCCAGGGCGAGGCGATCGACCTGCGCTCGTTCGTCTTCGAGATCAAGCGCCGCGACTCGGTCCCGCCCGGCGAGCGCGACCGCGTCGACCGCGCCAAGCGGAACCTCCGCCGCGAGCGACTCGACCGGCTCGAACCGATCGAGGAGAACGAGGTGAGCCGCGAGGAGGGCGAGCGGTTGGCGTCGTCGGTCATCGGTATCGACCGCGCCTTGGAGGCGTTAGAGGGGTTAGAAGCCCCCGATCCGGAGACGGAGGCGAAGCGGCAGGAGGCGGCCGACCGGAAGCGCTGGATGAACTTCCTGAAGAAGGCGCTCGGGCGCGACGACGCCGGCGGCGGGCGCACGGGACCCTGA
- a CDS encoding Rieske 2Fe-2S domain-containing protein: MDEARRIAGVEEVPEESTLLATLRPVDPESVDEGEGDAGESEDGTPEVEAILTRAAGEVRAFRNHCQHWTDVRLDKDDGAFVRDGEVFCQKHGATFEADGGYCNFGPCEGAVLESVPVAVADGAVYLDDDAYEFVRIGPASRDDDAGDSRIDFTGN, translated from the coding sequence ATGGACGAGGCCCGCCGGATCGCCGGCGTCGAGGAGGTCCCCGAGGAGAGCACGCTGCTCGCGACCTTACGCCCGGTCGACCCGGAGTCGGTCGACGAGGGGGAAGGCGACGCCGGCGAGAGCGAGGACGGGACCCCGGAGGTCGAGGCGATCCTCACCCGCGCCGCCGGCGAGGTGCGCGCGTTCCGCAACCACTGCCAGCACTGGACCGACGTGCGCCTCGACAAGGACGACGGGGCGTTCGTCCGGGACGGCGAGGTGTTCTGTCAGAAGCACGGCGCGACCTTCGAGGCCGACGGCGGCTACTGTAACTTCGGTCCCTGCGAGGGCGCGGTCCTCGAATCGGTCCCCGTCGCGGTCGCGGACGGGGCGGTGTACCTCGATGACGACGCCTACGAATTCGTCCGGATCGGTCCCGCCAGCCGCGACGACGACGCCGGCGACTCGCGGATCGACTTCACCGGGAACTGA
- a CDS encoding glucan 1,4-alpha-glucosidase — protein sequence MQLRDALDDYKRHAGEGTRFPGERRTVSGRFSGGDGRLVHVGGDGELRDFGYPLTGQTGLVRSRIGLAVDGEVTWLDEADTTQRYVGDTALVETVHETPRATVTRHDLTLGDAHVTRASVDAGEDGHANVDPDALSLVAYARFAPDGRDDRVGQLRYEDAVEVYHADEHDFLASETGFADLRGQLPATFPELLDDDPTDLPRDRDGDRYEEERLSGEVIADVPFSDGVATVATLLTDRAETDREAARDRLDALFSDLDSVDALVDAAADALPSVPESAPARDSVVADLRVLSLLSAPSGLRIAGPDFDPFYATSGGYGYTWFRDDAEISGFLLGAADAVGVDLDDRHARSARMYVATQRPDGSWPHRVWPRDGALAPGWANARIEDGPDVDYQADQTGSVVAYLARARAAGVDVDGLDAALVAALAGLDRTLEPDGRPVVCQNAWEDSAGRFTHTAATFLEAYSELGRHGEGLAVDALDDPDAVSGAASLPDDIAAHARERAGEVYDALDDLWVPERGCYALRETVDGGIDDRFDSSTLALAAAHRSFDALERAGDGGDGEDATGATAGGAVDDERLDRLVSHVETVADGLYHETDAITGLTRYEGDGWRRAGQESEKVWTVSTAWGAHACAELAALLAAHDDPRAAEMVERARDLLAHVSPGGSLCEPTTYLPEQLFDDGTPDSATPLGWPHAIRLATVALLDDEIPRFTDRAPADD from the coding sequence ATGCAGCTTCGCGACGCGCTCGACGACTACAAGCGCCACGCCGGCGAGGGGACGCGCTTCCCCGGCGAGCGGCGCACCGTCTCCGGCCGATTCTCGGGCGGAGACGGTCGGCTCGTCCACGTCGGCGGCGACGGCGAACTCCGCGACTTCGGCTACCCGCTCACGGGACAGACCGGACTCGTTCGGTCGCGGATCGGTCTCGCCGTCGACGGCGAGGTGACGTGGCTCGACGAGGCCGACACGACCCAGCGGTACGTCGGCGACACCGCGCTGGTCGAAACGGTCCACGAGACGCCGCGCGCGACGGTGACGCGCCACGACCTCACGCTCGGTGACGCACACGTCACCCGCGCGTCCGTCGACGCCGGCGAGGACGGCCACGCGAACGTCGACCCCGACGCCCTCTCGCTCGTCGCCTACGCCCGCTTCGCGCCCGACGGCCGCGACGACAGGGTGGGACAGCTCCGGTACGAGGACGCCGTCGAGGTGTACCACGCCGACGAGCACGACTTCCTCGCGAGCGAGACCGGCTTCGCTGACCTCCGCGGCCAGCTGCCGGCGACCTTCCCCGAACTGCTCGACGACGACCCGACCGACCTCCCCCGCGACCGCGACGGCGACCGGTACGAGGAGGAGCGGCTCTCTGGGGAGGTGATCGCCGACGTACCCTTCTCGGACGGGGTCGCCACGGTCGCTACGCTCCTGACGGACCGAGCGGAGACCGACCGCGAGGCGGCCCGCGACCGCCTCGACGCGCTCTTTTCCGACCTCGATAGCGTCGACGCCCTCGTCGACGCGGCCGCCGACGCGCTCCCGTCGGTGCCCGAGTCGGCGCCCGCTCGCGACTCCGTGGTCGCAGACCTCCGGGTCCTCTCGCTGCTCTCCGCGCCGTCCGGCCTCCGGATCGCCGGACCGGACTTCGACCCCTTCTACGCCACCTCCGGCGGCTACGGCTACACGTGGTTCCGCGACGACGCGGAGATATCCGGCTTCCTGCTCGGCGCCGCGGACGCGGTCGGCGTCGACCTCGACGACCGACACGCCCGCTCGGCGCGGATGTACGTCGCCACGCAGCGCCCCGACGGCTCGTGGCCGCACCGGGTGTGGCCCCGTGACGGCGCGCTCGCGCCCGGGTGGGCCAACGCCCGCATCGAGGACGGCCCGGACGTGGACTACCAGGCCGACCAGACCGGGAGCGTCGTCGCGTACCTCGCTCGCGCGCGAGCGGCCGGCGTCGATGTCGACGGTCTCGACGCCGCCTTGGTCGCCGCGCTCGCGGGTCTCGACCGGACGCTCGAACCCGACGGCCGCCCGGTCGTCTGTCAGAACGCGTGGGAGGACTCCGCCGGGCGGTTCACTCACACCGCGGCGACGTTCCTGGAGGCGTACAGCGAACTCGGCCGTCACGGCGAGGGGCTCGCCGTCGACGCGCTCGACGACCCCGACGCCGTGTCCGGCGCCGCGTCGTTGCCGGACGACATCGCCGCGCACGCCCGCGAGCGAGCGGGGGAGGTGTACGACGCGCTCGACGACCTGTGGGTGCCCGAGCGCGGCTGTTACGCGCTCCGCGAGACGGTCGACGGCGGGATCGACGACCGCTTCGACTCCTCGACGCTGGCGCTCGCGGCCGCGCACCGCTCGTTCGACGCGCTCGAACGGGCGGGCGACGGGGGCGACGGCGAGGACGCGACCGGCGCCACGGCGGGCGGCGCGGTCGACGACGAGCGCCTCGACCGGTTGGTCTCGCACGTCGAGACGGTCGCCGACGGGCTGTACCACGAGACAGACGCGATTACCGGGCTGACCCGCTACGAGGGCGACGGGTGGCGACGGGCGGGTCAGGAGTCCGAGAAGGTGTGGACCGTCTCGACCGCGTGGGGGGCGCACGCCTGCGCGGAGCTCGCCGCGCTGCTCGCGGCGCACGACGACCCCCGTGCCGCCGAGATGGTCGAGCGCGCCCGCGACCTGCTCGCGCACGTCTCGCCCGGCGGGAGCCTCTGCGAGCCGACGACGTACCTGCCCGAGCAGCTCTTCGACGACGGGACGCCCGACAGCGCGACGCCCCTGGGGTGGCCCCACGCGATCCGGCTGGCGACCGTCGCGCTGCTCGACGACGAGATCCCCCGGTTCACCGACCGCGCCCCCGCGGACGACTGA
- a CDS encoding TrmB family transcriptional regulator sugar-binding domain-containing protein, whose product MDDRTLTDLLRRFGLSDKEVDTYLSLLEHGEAKASTVADAAGVSKRYVYSVSESLAERGFVEVNDHVVPTTIRANPPEEVIERLRSDVDAMRPGLAERYSRVERQAEQFEVIKSRVTVLKRIRSLLEDAEAEVTLSLTVGQLPEVRDALADAVDRGVLVLLVVSDASADLDADGPALSGVANVVRTWGEAMPTLLTVDSAAGVVAPPELLRQSTTDRQAIAFAQEQLAPVIVGSFLGNYWPAATEVRVADSAPLPVEYTNFRHTVLQATLRLRAGDPPRVTVGGRRTDDDEPVDVVGHVVETRQGMVEPTNNEFPVEHSLVVETDDGDLTVGGQGAFVEDVEADLVRIESDAE is encoded by the coding sequence ATGGACGACCGGACGCTGACCGACCTCCTCCGTCGCTTCGGACTCTCCGACAAGGAGGTCGACACCTACCTCAGTCTGCTCGAACACGGCGAGGCGAAGGCCAGCACCGTCGCCGACGCGGCGGGCGTCTCGAAGCGGTACGTCTACAGCGTGAGCGAGTCGCTGGCGGAGCGCGGCTTCGTCGAGGTGAACGACCACGTCGTGCCGACGACGATCCGCGCGAACCCGCCGGAGGAGGTGATAGAGCGGCTCCGGTCCGACGTCGACGCGATGCGGCCCGGGCTGGCGGAGCGGTACTCCCGCGTGGAGCGCCAGGCCGAGCAGTTCGAGGTGATCAAGTCGCGGGTCACCGTCCTCAAGCGGATCCGCTCGCTGCTGGAGGACGCTGAGGCCGAGGTGACGCTGTCGCTCACCGTCGGGCAGCTCCCCGAGGTGCGAGACGCGCTCGCGGACGCGGTCGACCGCGGCGTCCTCGTCTTGCTCGTCGTCTCCGACGCGTCGGCGGACCTCGACGCGGACGGCCCCGCGCTGTCGGGGGTCGCGAACGTCGTCCGGACCTGGGGAGAGGCGATGCCGACGCTCCTCACCGTCGACTCCGCGGCCGGCGTCGTCGCCCCGCCGGAGCTCCTCCGGCAGTCGACGACCGACCGGCAGGCGATCGCGTTCGCACAGGAGCAGCTCGCGCCGGTGATCGTCGGCTCGTTCCTCGGGAACTACTGGCCCGCCGCGACCGAGGTCCGCGTCGCCGACTCGGCGCCGCTCCCGGTCGAGTACACGAACTTCAGACACACCGTCCTCCAGGCGACGCTCCGGCTCCGCGCCGGCGACCCGCCGCGAGTGACCGTCGGCGGCCGGCGGACGGACGACGACGAACCGGTCGACGTCGTCGGCCACGTCGTCGAGACGAGACAGGGGATGGTGGAGCCGACGAACAACGAGTTCCCGGTCGAACACTCGCTCGTCGTCGAGACCGACGACGGCGACCTCACCGTCGGCGGACAGGGCGCGTTCGTCGAGGACGTCGAGGCCGACCTCGTCCGGATCGAATCGGACGCGGAGTGA